In Arachis stenosperma cultivar V10309 chromosome 1, arast.V10309.gnm1.PFL2, whole genome shotgun sequence, one DNA window encodes the following:
- the LOC130983958 gene encoding protein NRT1/ PTR FAMILY 4.3, translating to MEQRSKNNRLEEEGQHTTTSLDWRGRPSNPSKHGGFRPAAFVLGMQAFEIMAIAAVGNNLITYVMNEMHFSLSKSANVVTNFVGTIFILALFGGYLSDSYLGCFWTILIFAFVELSGFILLSVQAHVPQLKPPACNIMSGEECVEAKGFQAMIFFVAIYLVALGSGCVKPNMIAHGADQFDQDNPKQLKKLSSYFNAAYFAFSVGQLVALTLLVWLQTHSGMDVGFGVSAAVMAMALISFLSGTLYYRNKPPQGSILTPIAQVFVAAFFKRKQLSPSNPQMVDGSQNESLHPTHKFRFLDKACIRVESWEEESAWRLCSVEQVAQVKTLLSVIPIFACTIVFNTILAQLQTFSVQQGSAMDTHLTRNFRIPPASLQSIPYIILILAVPLYDTFFVPFARRITGHESGISPLRRIGLGLFLATFSMVSAALMEKKRRDAAVIHSKTLSIFWITPQFLIFGLSEMFTAVGLIEFFYKQPLKGMQAFLTAITYCSYSFGFYLSSVLVSLINKITTGSSGGGWLHHNNLNQDRLDLFYWLLASLSLLNFLNYLFWSRWYSSPSPSSSSHHDAKDNTSSNKYSANHNNNIP from the exons ATGGAGCAGCGAAGCAAAAACAACCGCCTAGAAGAAGAAGGACAACACACCACCACGTCCCTTGACTGGAGAGGAAGGCCCTCCAATCCTTCTAAGCATGGCGGATTCAGACCTGCTGCTTTCGTTCTTG GGATGCAAGCATTTGAAATCATGGCAATAGCAGCAGTGGGAAACAACCTGATAACATATGTAATGAATGAGATGCACTTCTCACTGTCCAAGTCTGCCAACGTGGTAACAAACTTCGTTGGGACTATCTTTATCCTCGCCCTCTTCGGTGGCTACCTTTCAGACTCTTATCTCGGCTGCTTCTGGACCATCCTCATCTTTGCCTTTGTCGAACTTTCT GGTTTCATATTACTGTCAGTGCAAGCTCATGTTCCGCAGTTGAAGCCACCGGCATGCAATATAATGAGCGGGGAAGAGTGCGTAGAAGCAAAGGGGTTTCAGGCGATGATATTCTTTGTGGCAATATACCTTGTGGCGTTAGGGAGCGGGTGTGTGAAGCCAAACATGATTGCTCATGGAGCAGACCAATTCGATCAGGACAACCCAAAGCAGTTGAAGAAGCTCTCTTCCTATTTCAACGCTGCTTATTTTGCCTTCTCCGTCGGACAACTTGTTGCCTTGACCCTTCTTGTTTGGCTCCAAACTCACTCCGGAATGGACGTCGGCTTCGGCGTCTCCGCTGCTGTCATGGCTATGGCTTTGATAAGCTTCCTTTCTGGCACTCTCTATTACAGGAACAAACCCCCTCAAGGCAGCATCCTCACTCCTATCGCTCAA GTTTTTGTAGCAgcattttttaaaagaaagcAGTTATCTCCATCTAATCCACAAATGGTTGATGGAAGCCAAAATGAGAGTCTTCACCCTACCCATAAGTTCAGGTTCTTGGACAAGGCATGCATTAGAGTGGAATCGTGGGAGGAGGAAAGCGCATGGAGATTGTGCAGTGTTGAGCAAGTAGCGCAAGTGAAGACGCTGCTATCAGTTATTCCCATATTTGCATGCACCATTGTTTTCAACACAATCTTAGCACAGCTTCAGACATTCTCAGTCCAGCAAGGAAGCGCCATGGACACTCATCTCACCAGAAACTTCCGCATCCCACCCGCCTCGCTTCAGTCCATCCCTTACATCATCCTCATCCTCGCCGTCCCTCTCTACGACACCTTTTTCGTCCCCTTCGCCCGACGAATCACCGGCCACGAGTCCGGAATCTCCCCTCTCCGCCGGATAGGCCTCGGTCTCTTCCTCGCTACCTTTTCCATGGTTTCTGCTGCTCTCAtggagaaaaagagaagagacgCTGCCGTCATCCACAGCAAAACCCTGTCCATCTTCTGGATCACTCCGCAGTTCTTGATCTTCGGCCTCTCAGAGATGTTCACCGCCGTTGGGCTCATTGAGTTCTTCTACAAGCAGCCACTGAAGGGGATGCAGGCATTCTTGACCGCCATAACGTATTGCTCCTACTCCTTCGGCTTCTACTTGAGCTCTGTCTTGGTCTCTTTGATCAACAAGATCACTACAGGGTCCTCCGGCGGCGGGTGGTTACACCATAACAACCTCAACCAAGACAGGCTGGACCTCTTCTACTGGTTGCTGGCTTCACTCAGTTTGCTCAACTTCCTCAACTATCTGTTTTGGTCAAGATGGTACTCTTCTCCATCCCCTTCATCCTCATCTCATCATGATGCCAAGGACAACACCTCCTCTAATAAATATTCTGCAAATCACAATAATAATATTCCTTAG